The proteins below come from a single Candidatus Methylomirabilota bacterium genomic window:
- a CDS encoding transglutaminase family protein: protein MDAEERRRYLEPTRLIDSTHAAVIEQARRLTAGCASDRERLERIYYFVRDIPYDILAAFRDLAAGRGRASDVLQAGHAFCMGKASSFVALCRAAGIPARVGFQQLHCPDKPFMSEEVRRLWGDRPLPRHSLGEAYLDGRWLKLDATIDAATAAAKGRPYTRQFDGLHDIPTVEGPIVKDLESHADYPPDVAAWYETMAREVMRALDAADARDRVASDDALWSGPRPGGA, encoded by the coding sequence ATCGAGCAGGCCCGCCGGCTGACCGCGGGCTGCGCGAGCGACCGGGAGAGGCTCGAGCGCATCTACTACTTCGTGCGCGACATCCCCTACGACATCCTCGCCGCCTTCCGCGATCTCGCGGCGGGCCGGGGACGGGCGAGCGACGTGCTGCAGGCCGGCCACGCGTTTTGCATGGGCAAGGCCAGCTCCTTCGTCGCGCTCTGCCGCGCCGCCGGCATTCCCGCGCGCGTCGGCTTCCAGCAGCTGCACTGCCCGGACAAGCCGTTCATGTCCGAGGAGGTGCGGCGGCTCTGGGGCGATCGGCCGCTGCCCCGCCACTCGCTGGGCGAGGCCTATCTCGACGGCCGCTGGCTGAAGCTCGACGCGACCATCGACGCCGCGACCGCCGCCGCCAAGGGCCGGCCCTACACGCGGCAGTTCGACGGCCTGCACGACATCCCCACCGTGGAGGGGCCGATCGTGAAGGATCTCGAGAGCCACGCCGACTACCCGCCGGACGTCGCCGCCTGGTACGAGACGATGGCGCGCGAGGTGATGCGGGCGCTCGACGCGGCCGATGCCCGCGACCGCGTGGCCTCCGACGACGCGCTCTGGAGCGGGCCGCGCCCCGGCGGCGCGTAG